The genomic window CAGAGGCCAGAAACGCCACCACGTAGCCGATGTCCTCGGGTTCGGCCATCTGCCCCAGGGGGATGTCGTGGGTGACGTAGTCCATGCCGTAGCGCTGGATGAAGGCCTCGGCCATGTCCGTGCGTACGAAGCCCGGGGCCACGACGAAGGCCGTGATGTTGTCGCGGCCGTACCCTCGGGCGATCGAGCGCGTAAGCGCGACCAAGCCGGCCTTGGAGGCGGCGTAGGCCAGATACTCTGGGGTGTCTCCTCGGAAAGCGGCCCGGCTGGCGATGTTGATGATCACGCCCCCGCCGCGGGTTCGAAAATGTGCGATCGCTTCCCGGCACAGATGGGCCGAGGCGAGCAGGTTTACGCGCAGCGTCTCCTCCCAGACGCGCCTCCAACGCTCCCAGTCCGCCTGCGGGCTGGCGGCCAGCGCCACGCCGGCGTTGTTGACGAGCACGTCTATGCGCCCGCGCCAGCTTAAGGCCCGCCGCCATAGCCGAAGCGCGGCCTTTGGCTGAGCCAGGTCGGCCGAGACCAGGCGGACGCGCTCCGGGCCGATCTCGCGGGCCAGGGCTTGGGCCTGATCATGCGACCGTCCGTAATGCAGCACAAGTTCGGCTCCGGCGCGCGCCAGCACGCGCGCAATGCCCGCTCCTATGCCGCGGGAGGCCCCTGTGACCAGCACAACCTTGCCGGACAGGTCGATCATATCCCCTCCGCACTCTAAGGCAGCGCCAAGGCTCCCAACACGACTCGACGGCGCGCGCCGGTTACGCGAGGCAGGTTCGTGGGGGTGCGCTGGAAGAACTCGTGAGCCAGCAGGGCAAAGCAGAGGGCCTCGCGCGCATCGGGGTCAACGCCACAGATCCAGGTCGTCTCCACCGGAACGGGCGCAAAACGCCACTTGAGCCGCTGCATCAGGAAACGGTTGTGGGCCCCGCCGCCGCCCACAAGCACACGATGCGCCGGGCACTCGGAAGCGACAAAATCGCCATAAGCGCGCCATATGGCCTCGACCGTGAGGGCTGATACGGTGGCCATCATATCCTCCGGGCTGAGGCCTCGGCGGCGCATCGTCCGCAGCAGGCCCTCTAGGTAACGCGCCCCAAATTGCTCCCGCCCAAAAGAGCGCGGCGGGGGGCGGCGAAACCTCCTCTGGCCTAGCCAGCGCTTTAGGAGCTCCTCATCGACGCGACCGGCCAAAGCCCCCCTTCCGTCTGGATCGTAGTCGAGCCCGAAGAGCCGACGGGCGAGCGCATCGATGAGCATGTTGCCCGGGCCCGTGTCAAAGCCCCAGACCTCCTCAAGCGCCCCACCGGCGGGCAAGACGGTCACGTTGGCGATCCCGCCGATATTGAGCAACAGGCGGTTTTCGCGCTCATGGCGAAACATCACCCAGTCGAAATACGGCACAAGCGGGGCTCCCTGCCCGCCTGCGGCGATGTCGGCTGAGCGGAAGTCGTAAACAACCGGCCGGCCTAATAGCTGCGCCAGCACGGGACCGGAACCGATCTGGCAGGTGGCCGGAACTCGGTGCTTTAGGGCCGGGTCTGGAAAGCCGATGTGGTAGACCGTCTGGCCGTGACAGCCGACGGCGTCTAGCGATTCGACCGGGATGGCGGCCCGCTCGGCGCCTCGGCGCACGGCCTCGGCGTAGAAAACGGCCAACTCCATGTGCAGCTGCGCCAGTTCGCGCAGGCGGCCGCGTCTAGGATCTTGTACGACAAACAGGGCCCTGCGCAGGGACTCCGGATACGGCTCGCTGTGAAAAGCCAAAAGCCGCATGCGCAGGTTGGATCCGGATCCCGAGAAATCGGCTATGGCCACGTCCACGCCGTCTAAGGAGGTGCCGCTCATGAGCCCTGCAATGCGTCGGGCCCGATCCCCCCACAAGGCCGCCACGCTCACCATCGGAGCACGACCCCGCTGGCGTCGATTCCGCTTTGCCAATTGGCCACGACGCGCAACGGGGCTCGGAAGCGCACAGGCCGCCAGTCGCGCAGGTATGCGAGCTCCCGCAAGTGGGCCCAATCGGGCTCCTGTTCCAGCTTGTGGGCAAGCACCTGATCGCAGAGCACAACCTCGGCCTCCGGATGCGCCTCCGCTATAGCCAGCGCGGCCTCAAGGGGGTGCTCCAGGTAGACCGCCTCCCCTTGCCAGGCCAGCGAGGAGAGGACCGGCCTGGCCCCCGAAGCGGCGATTTGCCAAAACCAGCTCGCGTCGCGGACCTGTAGCTCGCGCTCGCGCACAAGCAAGCGCCGGTCGGTTCCCTGAATACCCACGGCCGGAAGCCCGCTTTCCGTCATCAGGGCCACCAGGCGCCGATTCCATTCCCGCACGCTGCGCAGGACGGCCTCTTCGGCCTCCCTGGTCGCGGTTTGGTACAGGCTTCCTGTGCGCTGCGCCGCGATCTGCGTTTGCGCAAAAAGCACATCGGCCTGCTCGCTTGGCCCGTGCACGAACACCAGGGGCCCGGAGAACGCCCGTAGGCTCCGGGCCAGCGTGCTTATGAAGATCCGATCCCCGGCCTGATGCGGGCCCAACAGCAGCACCCAGGGGCGCCTCATAAGGAGCCAGTTTTGATTTTTTCGGCCACGTCTGCGATGCGCAGAGCTTCGATCAGGGGATCCAGCGCTCCGTCGAGCACCTCGGACAGTTGGTAAAGCGTAAGACCCACCCGGTGATCCGTAACCCGGCTTTGGGGAAAGTTGTAGGTGCGGACCTTTGCGCTCCGATCACCTGTTGAGACCATTGAACGCCGCATCTGCGCCCGCTCCTGTTCTTGGCGCTGGCGCTCTATTTCATAGAGCTTAGCGCGCAGCAGGCGCATGGCCTTCTCTCGATTCTGGTGCTGAGAGCGCTCATCTTGGCAGCTCACCACAAGGCCCGTCGGCAGATGCGTGATGCGCACGGCCGTTTCGACCTTGTTTACGTTTTGTCCGCCCGGACCTCCCGCGCGAAAGACGTCGATACGCAGCTCTTCGGGCCGGATCTCGACATCCACCTCTTCGGCCTCCGGCAAGACCGCCACCGTGGCAGCCGAGGTATGAATGCGGCCGCTGGATTCCGTCTCGGGCACGCGCTGCACCCGATGTACGCCGGACTCATACTTCAGATGCCCATAGGCGTCTGGGCCGTTAACCAGGAGGACGACCTCTTTAAACCCCCCCAGATCCGAGGGATGGGCATCCAGGAGCTCCCAGGTCCAGCCCTTGCGCTCCGCATACCGGGTGTACATGCGGAACAGATCTCGAGCGAACAGGGCCGCCTCCTCGCCCCCGGTCCCGGCCCGGATCTCCACGATGGCGTTTCGTCGGTCTGCGGGGTCTTTAGGGATAAGCAGCTGCCTAAGGCGCTCCTCGTGCGCCTCAAGCTCGGGCTCGAGGACTCGGATCTCGCTTTTGGCCCATTCGACGAGCTCGGCGTCGCCGCCTTCTCGAAGTAGCTTACGGTATTCCTCTAGATCGCCTCTGATGCGCTCATACTCGGTCAGAGCGCGCACGATGGGTTCTAGCTCGCGGTGCTCGCGCGCGATCCGAGCTAGCGCGGCCGGATTGGCCGCCGTGGCCGGATCGTAGAGCTGTTGGGTTAGGGTCTCGAAGCGTTCGCGAATCGCCTGTAGTCGCTCCCACATAGGCGCGGTCGATCCTTGCGGGTCAAGATAGGGGCGGCCGAGGGCGCAAGACAAGCTTTACAGGGCGCGCAGATGGGCCTCCAATAGCTCGCCCCACACCCGGTAGGCGGCCGGGCTTATGGGATCTCCCCTGTAAGCCTCCCGGAGGGCGCCCTTCGGATCGGCCCAAAGCTTGTGGAGATCCAAGAAAACGAGCCCGTAGGCCTCCGCAAGCCCTTGCAGGCGGCGGTTGAGCGCCCTTACGCGTTCCGGAGGACTCCAAGAGGCCGGAAGCGGGGGCACCGCGCAAAGCCAGGTTCGAATCGGCCGGCTCGCGCCTAAGAGGCGCCCTATGATCGCCTCCAGATCCCCCGTGATGGCCTCTTCGGTTCTGCCCTTGCGCAAATCGTGGGCGCCGGCGCAAAGCACGACCAAATCCGGAAAAAGCCGCAGCGCGTCTTGAAACAAGCGGGCCGAAAGCGCGCCCAGATCCGCCCCGGGCAGACCTTTATTCAGCACGGGCCATGCGGGCAGATAGCGCACCACATCTAGCCCCGCAATCCATTCGTCGCCTACCAGCACGATGGGCCGACTAAACGCCTCCGGTCGCATGGCTAGCCTTGCCGGGCCCAGCGTAAGATTTCCCTTAAGGTAGGCTTCTTTCCATAAATCAGGATGCCGACCCGGTAGATTCGAGCGGATATCCAAACCCCGGCCCAGAAAGCAAGCGCAAGC from Bacteroidota bacterium includes these protein-coding regions:
- a CDS encoding GDSL-type esterase/lipase family protein; protein product: MRPEAFSRPIVLVGDEWIAGLDVVRYLPAWPVLNKGLPGADLGALSARLFQDALRLFPDLVVLCAGAHDLRKGRTEEAITGDLEAIIGRLLGASRPIRTWLCAVPPLPASWSPPERVRALNRRLQGLAEAYGLVFLDLHKLWADPKGALREAYRGDPISPAAYRVWGELLEAHLRAL
- the prfA gene encoding peptide chain release factor 1, encoding MWERLQAIRERFETLTQQLYDPATAANPAALARIAREHRELEPIVRALTEYERIRGDLEEYRKLLREGGDAELVEWAKSEIRVLEPELEAHEERLRQLLIPKDPADRRNAIVEIRAGTGGEEAALFARDLFRMYTRYAERKGWTWELLDAHPSDLGGFKEVVLLVNGPDAYGHLKYESGVHRVQRVPETESSGRIHTSAATVAVLPEAEEVDVEIRPEELRIDVFRAGGPGGQNVNKVETAVRITHLPTGLVVSCQDERSQHQNREKAMRLLRAKLYEIERQRQEQERAQMRRSMVSTGDRSAKVRTYNFPQSRVTDHRVGLTLYQLSEVLDGALDPLIEALRIADVAEKIKTGSL
- a CDS encoding SDR family oxidoreductase codes for the protein MIDLSGKVVLVTGASRGIGAGIARVLARAGAELVLHYGRSHDQAQALAREIGPERVRLVSADLAQPKAALRLWRRALSWRGRIDVLVNNAGVALAASPQADWERWRRVWEETLRVNLLASAHLCREAIAHFRTRGGGVIINIASRAAFRGDTPEYLAYAASKAGLVALTRSIARGYGRDNITAFVVAPGFVRTDMAEAFIQRYGMDYVTHDIPLGQMAEPEDIGYVVAFLASGLARHATGATIDVNGASYVR
- a CDS encoding anhydro-N-acetylmuramic acid kinase, translating into MVSVAALWGDRARRIAGLMSGTSLDGVDVAIADFSGSGSNLRMRLLAFHSEPYPESLRRALFVVQDPRRGRLRELAQLHMELAVFYAEAVRRGAERAAIPVESLDAVGCHGQTVYHIGFPDPALKHRVPATCQIGSGPVLAQLLGRPVVYDFRSADIAAGGQGAPLVPYFDWVMFRHERENRLLLNIGGIANVTVLPAGGALEEVWGFDTGPGNMLIDALARRLFGLDYDPDGRGALAGRVDEELLKRWLGQRRFRRPPPRSFGREQFGARYLEGLLRTMRRRGLSPEDMMATVSALTVEAIWRAYGDFVASECPAHRVLVGGGGAHNRFLMQRLKWRFAPVPVETTWICGVDPDAREALCFALLAHEFFQRTPTNLPRVTGARRRVVLGALALP